The stretch of DNA AGATACAAGTTTAAGCTAAGAGTGAGAATGAGAATTGAATATCTGACCCTCCTGTTGAGGAGGGTATTTATAAAGCCCCCAACACTGGGCCAAAGGTCCCCTTAATGGGCCGCATTGAGCAACCCATTAAGAGTGACTGCCAGGAATCTCCGTAGATGGAGGGAGAGACCGTTATTTGGTCCTCATCCTGGGTTGAGTTGTCCCGCATAGTGGGAATAATGGATAAGCTCAAGTGGGCTCGCTTCAAGTGGCGAGGAGCACGTGGTCAACGTGTTGTGATGATGTGTCCGAGGACGTTCGTCTTACTGGGTTGTCGAGCAGGAGTGGATTTGGGTCAGCTCtaggcccagtccagaacatgGTCCATATTATAAATTCATTAAATTGTCCGGTAAAATCGACCGTTGAAATTGTCAAATGAGTAGATGTGTGAGGCACAAAATTAATTTCCTAAAATTTTAAAGCTGAATGTGATTTTTAAGAGGACCATATAAGGGCTCTATATCAGATCAGATGTGATAACTAGTGGGGCAAGGGGAGGCAGGCATCAAATGATGCCTATACTGTCTTCATCTCTTGAAACTCTTTCTACCATTTTGATTACCACATGGTGTCAGTAATCTTTCTCACCTGAATCCTTCTGCCCAGTTTTCTTGGTTTTGTATAGAAGTATGATAAATTTGGATACATGGCAAAATTAGAAAGACAAATACAGTCCTGCAGTTTCTGCATCCAATATCCAATTTGTATGAGTGGTCCAATCCTCTATTAGCTTTTTCCATTGAAGTACTCAAGATCTCCAAAATTGAGGTCATTTGTAGCATGAAtccaaaaatttgttaaatgtTTCCACAGACAAAATTCCACAATGTCCCAAAATAAATTCGTACGTAAACAGGGAAAAGCCTCACATGATTTTTGCATGAATTTCTATGATACCAATCACAATACACAGTTCAAAAGTTGACTACCTCACCAATAGCTCCTGGGTTCATCATCCACCATCCATCATTCATCATTCACCATTCATTCATGCATGCATGTTACAGTTTTCACAGCTAATAATCCCTGTAGGATTATTAGAGATAGCATTTGAGAAACTATAGTACTAGTACATGTGGTCTAAAACTAACACAAGCACAATAGGTGCATGAACTTGACAGACACCAAATTATAGGTATTGAATTGATTGAACCATAGGCAGTACAACACTCTATATTTGGTTAACATACATAACAAAACCCGTTTTCTAAAAACTGAACTGGGGTTTCAGGGTTGCCTCTTTCATGCAATGTCTACTCATCCTTTATGCTGACACAGACACACATACAGTACTACGTACCTCTGCTCTACACAATCATACAATTCAATATGTACGTAATTTTGACCAAATAATTAGGTCTGGGATAGCATATTGGTTCAAAAACTtagtaaaaatgaaaactaaaaaCAACAGCAATGAAAATCTGAAAATGACTGAAGAGAAAAAGTATTCTgtcaaaaattaaaagcaaatCAGAACCGTATCAGCCTTCTGTGTATTAACAACAAATATCATAGTGTACACAAGTAAATAGTACAATAATTGCATTCATTCATTTGATCACCAAAAAAAGCATTCAAATGACTGTATTTTTCAAGGCAAATATAGCATGTAACAATATCCCATCAAGGATTGTGTATGAATCATTGCTCTTACAAGAAAATGTTcaaaaagttattattattattattattactattaatattattttgcaGAGAGGCAGTTTCTCATAACTAAGGCATCAATAATAATGCAGGAAAAATATCAAAAGCAAGAAAGCATGTGTCCCACAAAATGCAAATTTCCAACCACTTTAAATCTTGAGCATTAACTTAGTATTCATTAAGCAAAATACAAAGCATGCAGTGCTTCATGTACGTCGTAGGACCATCGTTATAGTGGATTCCAACACTGACCTGTTTGAGCAGTGTCCAAGACAATGATTTTCCTTAAAATCCACGGTAATAAACGTAACAAATTTAATGTAGATGCAATTATTTATCAGCACAGCAATAAGAAACAGACATGAAAAGAGGGAAAATTGTAGATGTCCTGTGTGGACTAATATGAAAGAGGGTGATTGCCTCCTCCAAATCAATATGTGCTTAAAATTCTCTTGGGAGTTCATGGTTATCAGCCCCACCTATCAAGTCAACACAAAAGGTAATGACTAGTTTCACTCGTCCTTTAGTGTGTTCCATATGCTAATATCCACACATCCTAAGTATGGTAATGCTGCTACCAGCAAACCATAACAGTCACCATCTGCGTTAATGTAGTAAGTTTATGAATCTTTTTCCAAAATTGAAAGGAAAGCAAAAACAATCAATAGGTCAATCAAATCAAAACCAACTTTATTATCTGATAAAAGCATCACTCACAGTAGAAGGCACATGCAAAAGAAGCAACTGGCCTAATAACTTTCTATCCTTCAATTGTTGACGGTCTAAATTTCATGTTATGGTCGGCACCAGACACCATCACacaaattagaaagaaaaaagaaaagaaaagacaGTCCCTTGAAGCAAATCCTTCTTTGATCACTAGTGTAATAGATCACAGGATGCCAATTATTAACCCATAattcaaacacaaataattAATCCACCTGAAATGGTGAAGTGCTTATTGGAGATAGACCAGACAAAAACTAACTCCAGAATCACATAAACCAGGTCCAGTTTCCTAAGACTATACAGAAAAACTGTCTTGGTGTCGGTTACTCTGCCAAAAAAATAGAAACCTCTGACACCAGCGGAAATTTTGGGAACCGCGTATTGATATCAATGCATATCACACATCATATAGTTTGAATGGAACATAAGACAAAGAGTTGCAAATAAATGAAAAACAGAGCTTCTTTACGATGGATGCTATATCACATGTTTACAGTTATTATTTACAAACATGTAGAGGAGAGTATAGAGAAGgaaaatttgaaggaaaaaataacTACCAGCAAATGAATCTAGGGAGCCATTTTAGCTAATGAATGAGGAAATAATTGAGACCAAGTAGTGTTTGCTGGATGTTAGTCATATAGGTGTTCAAAATTATCTGTGGATCAGGACTCCAATGTCGTAAAACATTCATGACTACATTATGCGTTGGATTCCAATTTGAAAGATTTGATCTCCTCATATAATAAGTTCAATTTGCTCCATGAGAACCTAAGACATTAGTAGGAAAGAAGCAACAGCCATCAGATGATCAGATTCTGCGTCATTAATATTATCCATCTAATGAATAATCAGCCAATAATGTTACAATTACATTGAGTCAAATGTTTTCATTTTTGGGGTTGTGTTTGCAAAGCACCAAACAACCTTTGTTAATTGTTAAATGTGAATTAGTGTTATTTGAAAATGTTTAAAACATTAATTCTTAAACATGATTTGAGATTGAAATGTGTGTTTGAAATAAGAAAACTCTATTTAACTTTCAGATTCAAGCGGTTGAAATCTGAATAGAAATCACTAAACTTCAATTCTGCTTTTAACCAAAGTAATTCTACAAACCAAgttcattaatttattttcaaccaTCTTTGTAAGTGCTTACATTTTAAGACTCAAAAGAAAAGAGAGACAGAAAATGGTTACAAGTACAGACAAAACTCTGATGGGGAAAAGGGAAAGGAAGAATAGGAAAAGGTGATCTTTATAGTTGTCAATGTTAAGCCTATTTCACAGGCAAAGAAACCGATCtggaaaaaataaagataaagaaaagGAAATGATGCACTACAAGAATCCAGTCGACAAGCTTTACAAGAACCTAATACACAGACTCATGCTTTAACAAATAGGATCCTTCCTAACCAATGCCATCTGCCCAAAACCGCGCGTGTGCACAACCAAAAGGCTGTCATGAAGAATACCGCTCAccaattcaaaaataaatttcacaaAAACTTCCTCAAGGTTCCCCGTGACAGTTGAGCGCTTAGCGTGCATTATAATGCTTCATTTGTATTCTCTCTCCCACTTAGCGTGTAACACTCTTAATTGAGATACTCTATTTCTCATCTTAGGAGTCTCATAATTTAGCACGGGACGCACTACACTTCACATGGACAATAATGAGATAGTCTGTTAGGAAATAGAGTAATGGTTAATTAGAGTAGTTAAACTAGTTAAGGGTTCTTGGGTTCCTAACATAGTCATTTTCCCtatcatttattttctttctaattttctttGGCTAAGTCATCCCATTAATGAGAAATCTATCAAGATGAGAACTCAACCCCcatgaagaaaaattaaaatggactgaaatataaatatgagagTCGTCAAGAACTTAGATCATAAAAAGTAAAGAACAAATGACAAGTGAAGGCGAAACTGGATTATTATAGCAAGGAACGGAAAACAAATCTCTATTAAAACAGGAACAAAACATTCATGAAATGGTCAATAAGTAACTGCTGCTCACAATATCTATTAATTGTTTTCAAAATACAGTAAACTAGGAAAgccatttttaaaatttcacatgAATTAACCTTTTATCACATGCACCACATGCACACAAGGTTTACAAGAATATTACATATTACACCAGTACTACCACATGAATTAACAGGAACATATATAAACCAATTTAATAGAAATCAGACCAAAGTCTAAGCATGAAAGATGAAACTAAGAGACTCATCCTAGTCCTATAAGTAACTGTTTCTCACATAACTATTGATTGTTTTCAAGATAGAGTAAACTAGGAAAGCCATTTTTATACTTTCACATGAATTAACCTTTTATCACATGCACCACATGCACacaagttttacaagaaaaaggAAACTAACAGATTTAGCTtctaaatttatatttcatcttctttttgcAACCTGCCCTGTATATACTGCAACTATGGGTGTGTGTCACATCTTGCGAATTCTTTCGATGACACAGTTGAAGACTAATAACTAATTTCTCTCCACAATTTGGTTATAGACATTCCACATGAGCACATGAATTCAAAGTCATTACCCACTTTACGTcaattaaatattttcaaaaaatcaaTCAGCTAGAAACAATCATCTCTAAATATCTAAACAAAAAGTGGACTTCACTATTTTTGCCAATAGAAAGATATCTTCTTTAGTACAAAAGAAAATGGAATTACCTAACCCTAGTAAAGCTTAGTGTAAACTGTAGCATTAATCCTACTTAAATCcgacacttcaaattgaagatGTATTCAGCATTGAAAAATTCAATAAACAATCTTACAACACCGGCACTTGTGATTAAATACATATAGTACAATAATCCATACAACATTGACACATGTGATTAAATTCAATAATTTACATTTTCTCGAAAAATCAATCAAACTCGAACAATTCGAAATTTCAATGTTCTTAGTTCTTACCTCAAATCAAAACActgaaattaagaaagtgtaaaGTGAACAAAGCTTCCAGAAAACCCAAGCAAGCTCCAAAGCTAACATCAAGAACATAATGCCTACCAAGAACAACCCTAGAAATAACCGTCGTCAAAGCCCAAAACCAAACAGCAGCAACTAACAAATTAACTGCCAAAACTTCATCTCCACCTATCCAATTATGAACAAGCAAATCAAGCCGCGGATGTATCCGATCAGCGACGGCTTCAACGATCCGAGCTTTGGAGAATGAAAAAATGGAAGCGATGAAACAGACTCTGGATGAATGACCGCTAGGGAATGAGAATTTATCAACGGGAACAACAGCGTTGTAATCACCGTGAATTGCGTAAGAAGGACGAGATCTACGAATGAGGAATTTAAGGAAACCGGTGAAGATGAGATCGAGGAAGGAACAGAGGAGGAGAGGGAGGAAGAGATGAGAACGGAGAGGAGAGTGAGAAGGAGTGGCGAAGAAGAGTGAGAGAGTGACGGGGAAGAATAAACGGAAATCGGCTAAGTGTTCTAGGAAGCGTAGAAGTGATTTAGGAGCGTGGGGACTTGTGATGGTGTGGATGTAGCGGGAGATTGTGTCGTCGAGAGTTAAGATGCGGCGGAGTAACGGTGGCGATGTGGTGGTTGATTTGGGTGGTTTTTTTGCcatggtagttttttttttggccaTGGTAGTTGATGACGGGGATATTCAGAAAAAGGTGGCTGTCACGGATTGGATAGGAATGTTCTAACGAACCTAAACGGTTTGGAGAGCTGACGACGCCGTTTTTTCAGTTtattactagttttttttttttaaagtttaaattatattaagtcactaggtttggtctagtatCGAGAGATTTTGCTAGTATGTTATAGGTTTGAGTTTGATCCCTAGCTcgttgtaaataaaaaaattatattttattcttaaaaCAAACTTAAGGCCAATGTGGTTTGATCAAATTGTTAAGGAtttacttcaattttttttaataagatgtaagttttaattttgcttttctAACTTCGAACTGCACGGTGTACGGTGTGAGAAGACTCACAGTGAGGATGGATAGATGGATGGGATACTCTGAGTTAGAGGCTGATAATGGAAAATGGAGTATATGCAAAATCGACTATGATATTTAAGTTATTATAAGTTTGAAGTGGATGTTAAATTAAAGTGTGACAGACCTTATGAGATTGTGAAATGTTGTATAAGTCGATAGATGTGGCGGTTtgttcaaaaaagaaaagtctGCCATTGGGCTAATACACAAGCAAAATGTATTTGTTTTTTGACTCAagcaaaatatatttgttgtcttTTGTTAAAATGTTCTTCGTAAGAGATGAACATTAGTCTAGAAGAAACTTTAAGAGTGTGTTTATATGAGATGATTAAAAGTATTAGGACCAATTTTGGgtcaaatttgaaaaatagcgatcaatttgagagtttctaaaaaaatataggggccagttttatttttttttaaaatatggggatcaatttgtaaaaaaattaaaattctaagAACTATGGGACATTTACATTATATAAAGTAAgaatgaaatttaaaatttctaatttttgaataaaatttgaaattctctaaatttacttagataaaatatttcataaCTTTTCATAGAGAAAATTGAGTTCTctcaaaaaaattctattttccTTGCCATTAAATTTGTATCCTCCATCAAAAAGATTTAGTATTGTCTgatgtttgaaaataaaattctcatttaattgaaaaaaaataatgaattacCATTGCACACTTTTTCATTACTACGTACTATTAAATTTGTGTTTTCAATTAGTTGGGGATTGTTGCTTACACTATCAAAAAGTAACTTTCAGTAGAACTACGAGGAAATGTAAACAATATGAAGGAGAAAAACGATTAATAAGAAATGAATCTTTCATAAGCCTAATCCAAGAAACTTCATTGCTTGCTTACTTTTGTAATAGCTTGGGCTTCTGTCTTCCTTAATCAGTTTCtgaacatcattaatagatagatTTGTTCTTCTCACCCCCAACTCAAGTATTCTATTAGAAGATATTTTTCGATAGTgtaatttgtataaaaaaaaggtaaaatataCTACTAGAATATATCTTTTCGAAGGATATATGTTAGCAACACGAGGGGAAGAGGAAAAACCATTAATAGATGGTTAGACCTATAAATGATTTTGTGTTGGGATCAAGTTGCTAAAGAAGGGAGTGTCTCCGGTGAGATTTTCACTGGATTTTCTCCAGTTTAAATCTCACTCATTAATACTTCACCTCactctttattttatgttttaagtaTTAATCTCAATAGTTGAGATTTCACTGGATTGTTATGTCACTGGAGAGGATTCTCTCCCGCTAAAGAATACATTTGTATGTTCGTaagaaaattattaattataattacaaCCCAATAGTGTACATTTGCATTGAAACGGCCCTACAGTCATCGGAAAAAACATGAAGAACCCTTGAAGAGGGAATATATGAACAATGTTAGTCTCTTGGTTAGAGTTGAGTAGTTCTTGAATTTTTTCATGAGAGTCCACCCTATCATAACACTACCATTGCTCTCAATCTTCAAAATTTGAGCCTCCACCAACAAGTCTATTTAGATTTCAACTCTTTCCAATTGTCTCCTCTTTGCGATACAAAGTCCTAAATAGATGTCAAATATCTTTACAATTTAGTTTTACGCAAAAAAATAtccatttcaatttttaactttattttcaatattttcacTTGCACTAAATATGATGTTTACaatattgattttgttaaaaatatgaATCATAAAGATGACTTTTATggtactactattttttttttaaaaaaaaaaatcaatattgtaAAGACGACGTTAATtgtgaataaaaatataaaccatccttgtacccaaaaaaaaatgaactatCCAAGTTGTTTATTGAATTGCAGATTATGCTCTCTCAATATCCAAGATACTCTTATTTTTAACCATCCGTTTTCAAGATCTGTGAACCTCTTTGGTGAGATGTTGccaatattttctttaatggTTATATTCGTTTGTAATTTGGCCTCATGACTTCCctcttagaaaaaaaattatgaactacAAATATGACTTTTAAGGTACTCACATTTTCaaaaatcttaaaataaaaatcatcaaaTGAAATTTATTTGCATAGAAAATATGGTTTTGCATTATTCCATACCGCGTTTTGCATTATTCCATACCGCATCATTTCTATTCTGATGTTGGCACTTCTTTACTCCTCCCACAAACAAGCTAACTCATCAAATGAAATTTATTTGCATAGAAAATATGGTTTTTAAGTAATATGAAACCCATATTAAATGAAGGGTATAAGTGAAAGTATAAATGAAGGGTATCTAAATCCCAAGAGCGCTTAGATGAAAAGGCGTAGGTATCTTCTAACT from Trifolium pratense cultivar HEN17-A07 linkage group LG5, ARS_RC_1.1, whole genome shotgun sequence encodes:
- the LOC123884499 gene encoding probable lipid phosphate phosphatase beta; the protein is MAKKKTTMAKKPPKSTTTSPPLLRRILTLDDTISRYIHTITSPHAPKSLLRFLEHLADFRLFFPVTLSLFFATPSHSPLRSHLFLPLLLCSFLDLIFTGFLKFLIRRSRPSYAIHGDYNAVVPVDKFSFPSGHSSRVCFIASIFSFSKARIVEAVADRIHPRLDLLVHNWIGGDEVLAVNLLVAAVWFWALTTVISRVVLGRHYVLDVSFGACLGFLEALFTLHFLNFSVLI